The Agrococcus carbonis genome has a window encoding:
- a CDS encoding vitamin K epoxide reductase family protein: protein MNDTRPAVHAAPIWLGVLLIVTGAAGLLGAFSLSVERVELLLDPQHTLGCDLNPFLTCSGAMESAQGSAFGFPNPFIGLMAFPAPIIMGALTLGRVAMPRWVWTVFSIGVLGGLVFVLWLAQQSIFFLGFVCPWCFLVWMAMYAMSFPLWVWGFGSGALPAPSGLRRTAAKVSSWGWVLSLALAVIVVVTIMVVLPGIPRFLFSGF, encoded by the coding sequence ATGAACGACACTCGCCCTGCGGTCCACGCCGCGCCGATCTGGCTCGGCGTCCTGCTCATCGTCACGGGAGCCGCAGGGCTGCTCGGCGCGTTCTCGCTCTCGGTCGAGCGCGTCGAGCTGCTGCTCGATCCGCAGCACACGCTCGGCTGCGACCTCAACCCGTTCCTGACCTGCTCAGGCGCGATGGAGTCGGCGCAGGGCTCCGCGTTCGGGTTCCCGAACCCGTTCATCGGGCTCATGGCGTTCCCGGCTCCGATCATCATGGGGGCGCTCACGCTCGGGCGCGTCGCGATGCCGCGCTGGGTGTGGACGGTCTTCTCGATCGGCGTGCTGGGCGGCCTCGTGTTCGTGCTGTGGCTCGCCCAGCAGTCGATCTTCTTCCTCGGGTTCGTGTGCCCCTGGTGCTTCCTGGTGTGGATGGCGATGTACGCCATGTCGTTCCCTCTGTGGGTGTGGGGCTTCGGCTCCGGCGCGCTGCCGGCGCCGAGCGGCCTCCGCCGCACCGCCGCGAAGGTCTCGTCGTGGGGCTGGGTGCTCTCGCTCGCGCTCGCCGTGATCGTCGTGGTGACGATCATGGTCGTGCTGCCCGGCATCCCCCGGTTCCTCTTCAGCGGCTTCTGA
- the leuE gene encoding leucine efflux protein LeuE — MSLDAATLAAFIGGVIVIVLLPGANSLYVATTALRGGRPAGFRAMLGVFLGDAILMVLAVLSAQALSANPVIYRILIWAGAAYLCWLALGLVRSAVARIRAKRRRTAEPAPTENPTHPLTAPNPIIAQPRLAPFRTALVTSLLNPKAILFFASYFVQFIDPDSPTPLGDLAVLMLILEVCSAAYLTLLVLVGARIGKRVQPQGWLAIVGTLVAAAAFVALAVRVVVP; from the coding sequence ATGAGCCTCGACGCCGCGACGCTGGCGGCATTCATAGGCGGCGTCATCGTCATCGTGCTGCTGCCGGGCGCCAACAGCCTCTACGTCGCGACGACGGCGCTGCGCGGCGGGCGCCCGGCCGGCTTCCGCGCGATGCTCGGCGTCTTCCTCGGCGACGCGATCCTCATGGTGCTCGCCGTGCTGTCGGCGCAGGCGCTCTCCGCCAACCCCGTGATCTACCGGATCCTCATCTGGGCGGGCGCCGCCTACCTGTGCTGGCTCGCGCTCGGGCTCGTCCGCAGCGCCGTGGCGCGCATCCGCGCGAAGCGGCGCCGCACGGCCGAGCCCGCCCCGACCGAGAACCCGACGCATCCGCTCACCGCCCCCAACCCGATCATCGCCCAGCCGCGGCTCGCGCCGTTCCGCACCGCGCTCGTGACGAGCCTGCTCAACCCGAAGGCGATCCTGTTCTTCGCGTCGTACTTCGTGCAGTTCATCGACCCGGATTCGCCGACGCCGCTCGGCGACCTCGCGGTGCTCATGCTCATCCTCGAGGTGTGCTCGGCCGCCTACCTCACGCTGCTCGTGCTCGTCGGAGCGCGCATCGGCAAGCGCGTGCAGCCGCAGGGCTGGCTCGCGATCGTCGGCACGCTCGTGGCGGCGGCGGCGTTCGTCGCGCTCGCCGTGCGCGTCGTGGTTCCCTGA
- a CDS encoding Rne/Rng family ribonuclease, which yields MADNTTAPEGTQPAEHAEQTEIETQQAPAPEAEPAAAEKPKRKRVSTRRKAPAEAQATDASADAAVDAAAEHGTAGAAGAAPVETGEQPSAAEVPAAPPAAALPGEASQPAAPAAQPRADLAPGELEPGHEPGLTDPATSAPDAAEADASATDADDPLAAAMVLPEVPEGPFGLLFHAPDLSALPTLPSLHVDDDREDDDEDDDESQRGSRRSRRSRRSRRTVEDEKPLITEPQKVKGSTRLEAKRQRRREGRDAGRRRTVVTETEFLARREAVERQMIVRSKHDRVQLAVLEDGVLVEHYVAKSSESSLIGNVYLGRVQNVLPSMEAAFVDIGRGRNAVLYSGEVDWDAAELEGQPRKIELALKPGDTVLVQVTKDPVGHKGARLTSQISLPGRYLVSVPGGSMNGISRKLPDTERARLKKILKQVLPDGVGVIVRTAAEGATEEQLTNDVERLTRQWERIQQQKQSGSAPQRLHAEPDLLVKIVRDVFNEDFHKLVIQGSEALSTIREYLEAIAPDLLDRVEAFEGDDDPFDRFRIAEQIDKALDRKVWLPSGGSLVIDRTEAMTVVDVNTGRFVGAGGNLEETVTKNNLEAAEEIVRQLRLRDIGGIIVIDFIDMVLESNRDLVQRRLIECLSRDRTKHQVAEVTSLGLVQMTRKKLGLGLLESYSEPCEVCAGRGIIVHHEPIAKPQRAQGESGGGSGRRRGRGGGKGEQQQHQQAPQQQTNGGGTHAITEDMRKGLSQIASAAKGKPAEHHEQQAHEQPAAEQRDAATKSGIVEPSKQAVEAVAAEPVVTILDIPVEPKQEPQAPRTSADLDGLLGSALDALAAPAPGTGKAARRSRRASSGVITAKPEDDAR from the coding sequence ATGGCCGACAACACCACAGCCCCCGAGGGCACCCAGCCGGCGGAGCACGCCGAGCAGACCGAGATCGAGACGCAGCAGGCACCGGCGCCCGAGGCTGAGCCCGCGGCCGCCGAGAAGCCCAAGCGCAAGCGCGTCTCGACGCGCAGGAAGGCGCCCGCCGAGGCGCAGGCGACGGATGCGTCGGCCGACGCGGCCGTCGACGCCGCGGCCGAGCACGGCACGGCCGGCGCCGCCGGCGCAGCGCCCGTGGAGACGGGGGAGCAGCCGTCCGCCGCAGAGGTGCCCGCCGCGCCGCCCGCGGCAGCGCTGCCCGGGGAGGCCTCGCAGCCCGCCGCGCCCGCCGCGCAGCCGCGCGCCGACCTCGCACCGGGCGAGCTCGAGCCCGGCCACGAGCCCGGCCTCACCGACCCCGCGACGTCGGCTCCCGACGCGGCCGAGGCGGACGCATCCGCCACCGATGCCGACGACCCGCTCGCCGCCGCGATGGTGCTGCCCGAGGTGCCGGAGGGCCCCTTCGGCCTGCTGTTCCACGCGCCCGACCTCTCGGCGCTGCCGACGCTGCCCTCGCTGCACGTCGACGACGACCGCGAGGACGACGACGAGGATGACGACGAGTCGCAGCGCGGCTCGCGCCGCTCGCGTCGGTCGCGCCGCTCGCGCCGCACCGTCGAGGACGAGAAGCCGCTCATCACCGAGCCGCAGAAGGTCAAGGGCTCGACGCGCCTCGAGGCCAAGCGCCAGCGCCGCCGCGAGGGCCGCGACGCCGGCCGCCGCCGCACCGTGGTGACCGAGACCGAGTTCCTCGCCCGCCGCGAGGCGGTCGAGCGCCAGATGATCGTGCGCTCGAAGCACGACCGCGTGCAGCTCGCCGTGCTCGAGGACGGCGTGCTCGTCGAGCACTACGTCGCGAAGTCGTCGGAGTCGAGCCTCATCGGCAACGTCTACCTCGGCCGTGTGCAGAACGTGCTGCCGAGCATGGAGGCGGCCTTCGTCGACATCGGCCGCGGCCGCAACGCCGTGCTCTACTCGGGCGAGGTCGACTGGGACGCCGCCGAGCTCGAGGGCCAGCCGCGCAAGATCGAGCTCGCGCTCAAGCCCGGCGACACCGTGCTCGTGCAGGTCACGAAGGATCCGGTCGGCCACAAGGGCGCCCGCCTCACGAGCCAGATCTCGCTGCCTGGCCGCTACCTCGTGTCGGTGCCCGGCGGCTCGATGAACGGCATCTCGCGGAAGCTCCCCGACACCGAGCGCGCGCGCCTCAAGAAGATCCTCAAGCAGGTGCTGCCCGACGGCGTCGGCGTCATCGTGCGCACCGCCGCCGAGGGCGCGACCGAGGAGCAGCTGACGAACGACGTCGAGCGCCTCACGCGCCAGTGGGAGCGCATCCAGCAGCAGAAGCAGTCCGGCAGCGCCCCGCAGCGCCTGCACGCCGAGCCCGACCTGCTCGTGAAGATCGTGCGGGATGTCTTCAACGAGGACTTCCACAAGCTCGTCATCCAGGGCTCCGAGGCGCTCAGCACCATCCGCGAGTACCTCGAGGCGATCGCGCCCGACCTGCTCGACCGCGTCGAGGCGTTCGAGGGCGACGACGACCCGTTCGACCGCTTCCGCATCGCCGAGCAGATCGACAAGGCGCTCGACCGCAAGGTGTGGCTCCCCTCCGGCGGCTCGCTCGTGATCGACCGCACGGAGGCGATGACGGTCGTCGACGTTAACACCGGCCGCTTCGTCGGCGCGGGCGGCAACCTCGAGGAGACGGTCACCAAGAACAACCTCGAGGCGGCCGAGGAGATCGTGCGCCAGCTGCGGCTGCGCGACATCGGCGGCATCATCGTGATCGACTTCATCGACATGGTGCTCGAGTCCAACCGCGACCTCGTGCAGCGCCGCCTGATCGAGTGCCTCTCGCGCGACCGCACGAAGCACCAGGTCGCCGAGGTCACGAGCCTCGGGCTCGTGCAGATGACGCGCAAGAAGCTGGGCCTGGGCCTGCTCGAGTCGTACTCCGAGCCGTGCGAGGTGTGCGCGGGCCGCGGCATCATCGTGCACCACGAGCCGATCGCCAAGCCGCAGCGCGCGCAGGGCGAGAGCGGCGGAGGCAGCGGTCGCCGCCGCGGCCGCGGCGGCGGCAAGGGCGAGCAGCAGCAGCACCAGCAGGCGCCGCAGCAGCAGACCAACGGCGGCGGCACGCACGCGATCACCGAGGACATGCGCAAGGGCCTGTCGCAGATCGCCTCCGCCGCGAAGGGCAAGCCCGCCGAGCACCACGAGCAGCAGGCCCACGAGCAGCCGGCCGCCGAGCAGCGCGACGCGGCCACGAAGTCGGGCATCGTCGAACCGTCGAAGCAGGCGGTCGAGGCGGTCGCGGCCGAGCCGGTCGTGACGATCCTCGACATCCCGGTCGAGCCCAAGCAGGAGCCGCAGGCGCCTCGCACGAGCGCCGACCTCGACGGGCTGCTCGGCAGCGCGCTCGACGCCCTCGCGGCGCCCGCGCCCGGCACCGGCAAGGCGGCCCGCCGCTCGCGCCGCGCCTCGTCGGGCGTCATCACCGCGAAGCCGGAGGACGACGCGCGCTGA
- a CDS encoding DUF4031 domain-containing protein: MAILVDDPLWPAHGRMWAHLVSDTSLDELHEFARRAGIPERGFDHDHYDVPEERVPSLVAMGAEHVPPKELVRRLIASGLRVKERDRRH, translated from the coding sequence ATGGCGATCCTGGTCGACGACCCGCTCTGGCCCGCGCACGGGCGCATGTGGGCGCACCTCGTGAGCGACACGAGCCTCGACGAGCTGCACGAGTTCGCGCGCCGCGCCGGCATCCCCGAGCGCGGCTTCGACCACGACCACTACGACGTGCCCGAGGAGCGCGTACCCTCGCTCGTCGCGATGGGCGCCGAGCACGTGCCCCCGAAGGAGCTCGTGCGCCGGCTCATCGCGAGCGGGCTGCGCGTGAAGGAGCGCGACCGGCGGCACTGA
- the rplU gene encoding 50S ribosomal protein L21, whose amino-acid sequence MVYAIVRAGGRQEKVEVGSVLVVDRIAGDDNGNVELAPVLLVDGDKVTSDADALAKVKVTAEVVTDLRGPKIRIQHYRNKTGYKRRMGHRSELTRLKVTEIK is encoded by the coding sequence GTGGTGTACGCAATCGTGCGCGCCGGCGGCCGGCAGGAGAAGGTCGAGGTCGGCTCGGTGCTCGTCGTCGACCGCATCGCCGGTGACGACAACGGCAACGTCGAGCTCGCCCCCGTGCTGCTCGTCGACGGCGACAAGGTGACGTCGGACGCCGATGCGCTCGCCAAGGTGAAGGTGACCGCCGAGGTCGTGACCGACCTGCGCGGCCCGAAGATCCGCATCCAGCACTACCGCAACAAGACCGGCTACAAGCGCCGCATGGGCCACCGCTCGGAGCTCACGCGCCTCAAGGTCACCGAGATCAAGTAA
- the rpmA gene encoding 50S ribosomal protein L27 → MAHKKGASSTRNGRDSNAQRLGVKRFGGQVVKAGEIIVRQRGTHFHPGAGVGRGGDDTLFALEAGSVEFGTKGGRKVVNIVAAQ, encoded by the coding sequence ATGGCACACAAGAAGGGCGCATCGTCCACCCGCAACGGTCGTGACTCGAACGCGCAGCGCCTCGGCGTGAAGCGCTTCGGCGGCCAGGTCGTCAAGGCCGGCGAGATCATCGTCCGCCAGCGCGGCACCCACTTCCACCCCGGCGCCGGCGTCGGCCGCGGCGGCGACGACACCCTGTTCGCCCTCGAGGCGGGCTCGGTGGAGTTCGGCACCAAGGGCGGCCGCAAGGTCGTCAACATCGTCGCCGCGCAGTAG
- the obgE gene encoding GTPase ObgE: MATFVDQVTLHLRAGNGGHGCVSVKREKFKPLAGPDGGNGGDGGDIVLVADPQVTTLLGYHRSPHRTSENGQPGMGDHRSGTTGADLELPVPVGTVVRDAQGEQLADLAHAGMRVVVAAGGQGGLGNAALSNQKRRAPGFALLGTPGFEGDVTLELKTVADVALVGFPSAGKSSLVAAMSAARPKIADYPFTTLHPNLGVVESGQTRYTIADVPGLIEGASEGKGLGLEFLRHVERASALLHVIDCATLEPGRDPVSDLQVILRELEAYDVPAGHTPLLERQQLVALNKIDVPEAEELAEFVRADIEAMGFRVFEISTVARKGLRELSFALAEIVEADRAAKAVEPEPERIVLRPKAIDDAGFEIKVEGSHEGPVYRILGAKPERWVAQTDFRNDEAVGYLADRLAKLGTEEALLKAGAVAGATVVIGPGAGIVFDWEPTIASAAELVGNRGTDPRLDQSSRRTTQERRDEYHRRMDAKQAARDDLASEREAGLWNDDEGFEVQRWDEEA, translated from the coding sequence ATGGCGACGTTCGTCGATCAGGTGACGCTGCACCTGCGCGCCGGCAACGGTGGCCACGGCTGCGTCTCCGTCAAGCGAGAGAAGTTCAAGCCGCTCGCCGGCCCCGACGGCGGCAACGGCGGCGACGGCGGCGACATCGTGCTCGTCGCCGACCCGCAGGTCACGACGCTCCTCGGCTACCACCGCTCGCCGCACCGCACGAGCGAGAACGGCCAGCCGGGCATGGGCGACCACCGCTCGGGCACCACCGGCGCCGACCTCGAGCTGCCGGTGCCCGTCGGCACCGTGGTGCGGGATGCGCAGGGCGAGCAGCTCGCGGATCTCGCGCACGCGGGCATGCGGGTCGTCGTCGCCGCGGGCGGCCAGGGCGGGCTCGGCAACGCCGCGCTCTCGAACCAGAAGCGCCGCGCCCCTGGCTTCGCGCTGCTCGGCACGCCCGGCTTCGAGGGCGACGTCACGCTCGAGCTCAAGACCGTCGCCGACGTGGCGCTCGTGGGCTTCCCGAGCGCCGGCAAGTCGAGCCTCGTCGCCGCGATGAGCGCCGCGCGGCCGAAGATCGCCGACTACCCGTTCACGACGCTGCACCCCAACCTCGGCGTCGTCGAGTCGGGGCAGACGCGCTACACGATCGCCGACGTGCCGGGCCTCATCGAGGGCGCGAGCGAGGGCAAGGGCCTGGGGCTCGAGTTCCTGCGGCACGTCGAGCGCGCCTCGGCGCTGCTGCACGTGATCGACTGCGCGACGCTCGAGCCGGGCCGCGACCCGGTGAGCGACCTGCAGGTCATCCTGCGCGAGCTCGAGGCGTACGACGTGCCCGCGGGCCACACGCCGCTGCTCGAGCGGCAGCAGCTCGTCGCGCTCAACAAGATCGACGTGCCCGAGGCCGAGGAGCTCGCCGAGTTCGTTCGCGCCGACATCGAGGCGATGGGCTTCCGCGTCTTCGAGATCTCGACGGTCGCCCGCAAGGGCCTGCGCGAGCTGTCGTTCGCGCTCGCCGAGATCGTCGAGGCCGACCGCGCCGCCAAGGCCGTCGAGCCCGAGCCCGAGCGCATCGTGCTGCGGCCGAAGGCGATCGACGACGCCGGCTTCGAGATCAAGGTCGAGGGCTCGCACGAGGGGCCGGTCTACCGCATCCTCGGCGCCAAGCCCGAGCGCTGGGTCGCGCAGACCGACTTCCGCAACGACGAGGCCGTCGGCTACCTCGCCGACCGCCTCGCGAAGCTCGGCACCGAGGAGGCCCTGCTGAAGGCTGGTGCCGTCGCGGGCGCGACCGTCGTGATCGGCCCGGGCGCCGGCATCGTCTTCGACTGGGAGCCGACGATCGCCTCCGCCGCCGAGCTCGTCGGCAACCGCGGCACCGACCCGCGCCTCGACCAGAGCTCGCGCCGCACGACGCAGGAGCGCCGCGACGAGTACCACCGCCGCATGGACGCGAAGCAGGCCGCCCGCGACGACCTCGCGAGCGAGCGCGAGGCGGGCCTCTGGAACGACGACGAGGGCTTCGAGGTGCAGCGCTGGGACGAGGAGGCATGA
- the proB gene encoding glutamate 5-kinase, whose protein sequence is MTTLDRAAAELIVIKVGSSSISGERRGQIEPLVDALAALHRTGRVILVSSGAISTGMPFLGLDERPADLPMQQAAAAVGQNVLMNRYQRSLSRHEVIAAQILLTASDMDMDSHRVNARNALERLLELRMLPIVNENDTVATHEIRFGDNDRLAALVAKLVGADRLILLSDIEALRTAPPGEPGSEPIGVVPYGDPLEGVRLGASGSHIGSGGAMTKVDAARLAADAGVRVTVTATPLLARLVAGERLGTEFEPNPAPER, encoded by the coding sequence ATGACGACGCTCGACCGCGCCGCGGCCGAGCTGATCGTCATCAAGGTCGGCTCCTCGTCGATCTCGGGCGAGCGCCGCGGCCAGATCGAGCCGCTCGTCGACGCGCTCGCCGCCCTGCACCGCACCGGCCGCGTCATCCTCGTCTCCTCCGGTGCGATCTCGACCGGGATGCCGTTCCTCGGGCTCGACGAGCGCCCCGCCGACCTGCCGATGCAGCAGGCGGCCGCGGCGGTCGGGCAGAACGTGCTGATGAACCGCTACCAGCGCAGCCTCTCGCGCCACGAGGTGATCGCGGCGCAGATCCTCCTCACCGCATCCGACATGGACATGGACTCGCACCGCGTCAACGCGCGGAACGCCCTCGAGCGCCTGCTCGAGCTGCGGATGCTGCCGATCGTCAACGAGAACGACACGGTCGCGACGCACGAGATCCGCTTCGGCGACAACGACCGGCTCGCGGCGCTCGTCGCGAAGCTCGTCGGCGCCGACCGCCTCATCCTGCTGAGTGACATCGAGGCGCTGCGCACGGCGCCGCCGGGGGAGCCGGGCTCCGAGCCGATCGGCGTCGTGCCCTACGGCGACCCGCTCGAGGGCGTGCGCCTCGGCGCATCGGGCTCGCACATCGGGTCCGGCGGCGCGATGACGAAGGTGGATGCGGCGAGGCTCGCCGCCGACGCCGGCGTGCGCGTGACGGTCACCGCGACGCCGCTGCTCGCGCGGCTCGTCGCGGGGGAGCGGCTCGGCACCGAGTTCGAGCCGAACCCCGCGCCCGAGCGCTGA
- a CDS encoding glutamate-5-semialdehyde dehydrogenase encodes MADDDFEQLLTASQRAARALGVAPAERRHAAIQAIAEAIERSAGAILAANAEDIARGRESGLAEGLLDRLLLDDARIASLAAAARQLAELPDPVGEVLRHRTLPNGLDLTEVRVPFGVIGVIYEARPNVTVDLACIALGSGNAVVLRGGSAAERTNAVLVEAMQGAIEGAGLPRESVQTIDRFGRDGAGRLMRARGLVDLLVPRGSAALIERVVTESTVPVIETGAGVVHAFVDRAAQLPMALEIVLNAKAQRTSVCNALETVLVHREIAETAVPALAEALREAGVTVHADAPLPGVEGAEPLGEGGWSTEHLSMDIAIGVVDDLDAAIEHVNRFGTHHTDTIVTDDPDAAGRFLAEVDSAVVMHNASTRFTDGGEFGFGAEVGISTQKAHARGPMGLPELTSTKWIVRGTGQVRA; translated from the coding sequence ATGGCCGACGACGACTTCGAGCAGCTGCTGACCGCATCGCAGCGCGCCGCGCGCGCGCTCGGCGTCGCCCCTGCCGAGCGCCGCCACGCGGCGATCCAGGCAATCGCCGAGGCGATCGAGCGCTCCGCCGGCGCCATCCTCGCGGCCAACGCCGAGGACATCGCGCGCGGTCGCGAGAGCGGTCTCGCCGAGGGGCTGCTCGACCGCCTGCTGCTCGACGACGCCCGCATCGCCTCGCTCGCCGCCGCGGCGCGACAGCTCGCCGAGCTGCCCGACCCGGTCGGCGAGGTGCTGCGCCACCGCACGCTGCCCAACGGGCTCGACCTCACCGAGGTGCGGGTGCCCTTCGGCGTGATCGGGGTCATCTACGAGGCGCGCCCGAACGTCACGGTCGACCTCGCGTGCATCGCGCTCGGCTCCGGCAACGCGGTCGTGCTGCGCGGCGGATCGGCCGCCGAGCGCACGAACGCCGTGCTCGTCGAGGCGATGCAGGGCGCGATCGAGGGCGCCGGCCTCCCGCGCGAGTCGGTGCAGACGATCGACCGCTTCGGCCGCGACGGCGCCGGCCGCCTCATGCGCGCCCGCGGCCTCGTCGACCTGCTCGTGCCGCGCGGCAGCGCCGCCCTCATCGAGCGCGTCGTCACCGAGTCGACGGTGCCGGTCATCGAGACCGGCGCCGGCGTCGTGCACGCCTTCGTCGACCGTGCCGCCCAGCTGCCGATGGCGCTCGAGATCGTGCTGAACGCGAAGGCGCAGCGCACGAGCGTGTGCAACGCGCTCGAGACGGTGCTCGTGCACCGCGAGATCGCCGAGACCGCCGTCCCCGCGCTCGCGGAGGCGCTCCGCGAAGCAGGCGTCACCGTGCACGCCGACGCGCCGCTGCCGGGCGTCGAGGGCGCCGAGCCGCTCGGCGAGGGCGGCTGGTCGACCGAGCACCTCTCGATGGACATCGCGATCGGCGTCGTCGACGACCTCGACGCCGCGATCGAGCACGTCAACCGCTTCGGCACGCACCACACCGACACGATCGTCACCGACGACCCGGATGCGGCGGGCCGGTTCCTCGCGGAGGTGGACTCGGCGGTCGTGATGCACAACGCATCCACGCGCTTCACCGACGGCGGCGAGTTCGGCTTCGGCGCCGAGGTCGGCATCTCGACCCAGAAGGCGCACGCGCGCGGCCCCATGGGCCTGCCGGAGCTCACGAGCACGAAGTGGATCGTGCGGGGCACCGGGCAGGTGCGGGCCTGA